DNA from bacterium:
GCCCTTAAAGTTACTCACTCACCGGAGGATTATAATAAGCGATACCGCTGTCATGTTTTAAAACTTTTTGCAGAAGATCCTGGGTCAATCGATGATCGGAAGAATGAAATTGATTGCCGTTGACGATCAGCACCGGCGACCATGCAAAATGCAGAAAAAACTGATTAAATTCATCGTTGAGACTTTGAATATAACCGGCATCGATGGCATGTTTTCCGCGCAAACCATAATTCGTTGCCAGCTTATCCATAACGGTTTCGGGATTGCTCTGTAAATAAATAACCATGTCAGGAATGGGCAATTCTTTTTCCATAGAATCGAGCAACGCCTCATAAACTTGCAAGTCGCCTGAATCTAATTTCAGATTTGCATAAATGCGGTCGGTATAAAATAAATAATCCGTAACGACGCGTTCATAGAAAATTTCTGTTTGTCTCAACTGACGCTGCTGTTTATATCGATCAATAAGGCGTAGAATATGTTTTTTAAAAAGAAAATCTTTTGGATCCGAGCTTTGAAAATCGATCATCGGCGTGACGGCATTTTCCTCAAGCATCGGTTCGGCATGCATGACCGAAGATAAAGCTTTGGCCAAGGCCGTATTATCGCGTTTGACAATACCATCAACGGCAATAAATTTTATGTCGTCTCGTTGCGTCACGTTTGTAAAATGCTTCCCTTAAAATATTTTTTTTACAGCATGCTTATCCGGTGACCGGCGTAACAATTCACTAACAGTTGTTTTTAAAACGGGACATTGAAAATCCGGCGCTATATCCGCTAACGGCACCAACACAAAATTACGTTCAGCAAATCGCGGATGCGGGATAATCAGAGTGTCCGAGTTGACGATCAGATCGTCAAAAAAAATAATATCGATATCAATTGTACGCGGTCCCCAGACGGCTCGGCGTTCACGGCCAAGCTGTTTTTCAACCGATAAAAGCCTTTGGTGCAACGCTTCAGGTTTTTCTTCCGCTTCGATCAACGCAGCGCAATTGAGAAAATCATCCTGAGATTCGTCGCCCACAGGCGCTGTCTCATAGAAGGGTGAAACAATTGTGACGCCGCCAATCATCGTAAGCGCGCGATTCAAAAAATCTTTCCGGTCACCAATATTTGAGCCTAAACTAAGGTATACAGAATGTACGGATGAAGCTTTCATCACCGGCGCCGGGTGATTTCGACTTCGACGTGATCGAGCGAACCTTTAATCGGCACGCTTGGCTTGCGCACGCGCACGGTGACTTCTTCGACCGTAAAGGAAGTTAAAATTTTCTTGGCAATTTTTTCGGCAACAGCCTCGATCAGGTAATATTTTTTTTCCGTTACCACTTCGATGATTTTATTATAAACTTTTTCATAATCGATTGACAATTCAAGTTTATCCTCTTCAGCGGCGTGTGAGAAATCCAATCCCATTTCGACGTCGATTTCAAACCGTTGCCCCAGCCGGCGTTCCTCTTCGATCGCGCCATGGTGTGCATATACAATCATATGTGTGAGTTTGATTTTATCGAATGGTTTCAAAAAAATCTCCTCATAACAGCTATCACTTTTAAAGGGTCATTCATATTTCAGTTTTACAAAATTCGCTGATTCGCTGTACGGCTTCAGCAAGCCGGGCTTCGTTTGTCGTCAAGGCAATTCGGAAATAGCTCGCACAAGCTGTTCCCAGTCCTGCGCCCGGCGTCACAACGACGCCTTTTTCGTTGACCAGCTTGATCGCAAAATCCATCGAATTCATTCCATCCGGCAACTCCGCCCAGACATAAATTGTTCCCGACGGAATTTCAGCACGGATCGGGGTTTTATTTAATCCGTCGATCACAACATCCCGCCGTTTTTTATACAAATGGATCATCGGAGCGGATAATTCTTCTACGTGATCGAGTGCAAATGCCGCGGCTTCCTGGATTCCCAAAAATAATCCCGTATCGATATTGGTTTTGATTCGATTAAGTCCTGCAATGAGCGAGGCTTCGCCGGCGGCAAATCCGGCGCGCCAGCCCGTCATGTTAAATGTTTTGGAAAGGGAATGAAATTCAATTCCTATTTCCGATGATCCTTCGACCTGAAGAAAACTCGGTGGCGCCTTTTCAAAAAACAATTCCTGATACGCCGCATCATGCGCACCGATAATGTTATTGGCTTTGCAGAATCGGCCGATTTTATTGAAGTAGTCGATATCCGCCGGAGCTGTCGTTGGATTATTGGGATAATTAAAAAAAAGTAACCGCGCTTTCTTACGAACATGATCCGGAATGGTGTCAATATCCATTAAAAATTTATTCTTCTTCAACAACGGCAGGCGGTACAATTCCGCATCAGCAAGCGCGGTTCCGGTAACATACGCCGGATAACCGGGATCAGGTGATAAAACGACGTCGCCAGGATTAACAAAAGCAATCGGAAAATGAGCCAGTCCTTCTTTCGTACCGATGAGCGGAATGATATTTTTGACAGGATCAAGTTGAACATTATACCGGCGCTTTAAAAAACTTACTATAGCCTCACGGTAGCGCATGGAACCGGCTTGATACGGATACCGGTGATTGGCAGGATTCTTCAGCGCTTCCGCCAGGGCGTTAATGATAGGTTGCGGCGTGGGAATATCGGGATCGCCGACGCCCAGATCTATCACGTCCTGACCACGGGCAATCGCTTCGCGCTTCAACCGGTCGACTTCGGCAAATAAATGCGGCGGAATTTTTTCAAAACGTCTGGCTAATTGAAACATCGAATCTACTCCAAAAAAAGACCGCGTAATATATTAATATACTCTGTGCAATTCAAGGCGAGATATGAAAAGTTCTTAATGAAATTATAAGCCTCCATGGGCAACAGGGTGTCTTAAAATACTTCTTGACCAATAGATAATAATTTTTTAATATGGCCGCAACATTCCTGCATTATATTAATAACCTAGACACTTTCCCGTTTTTATAAATTAAATCCCTCTTTAAAACTAACCTAAAACCATGGAGAACCAACATGATGAGTAGCTTCTACCTGTCAGGTTTGTTCCGCAAGTGGGCGGCTAAGTTGAGCATCATAACCATGCTGGTTATCGCGGCGGCTTCTGTTCATGCCCAAGGCGTCACGACGGCGTCTTTTAGCGGAATGATCAAAGATAATAACGGACA
Protein-coding regions in this window:
- a CDS encoding deoxynucleoside kinase codes for the protein MTQRDDIKFIAVDGIVKRDNTALAKALSSVMHAEPMLEENAVTPMIDFQSSDPKDFLFKKHILRLIDRYKQQRQLRQTEIFYERVVTDYLFYTDRIYANLKLDSGDLQVYEALLDSMEKELPIPDMVIYLQSNPETVMDKLATNYGLRGKHAIDAGYIQSLNDEFNQFFLHFAWSPVLIVNGNQFHSSDHRLTQDLLQKVLKHDSGIAYYNPPVSE
- the folK gene encoding 2-amino-4-hydroxy-6-hydroxymethyldihydropteridine diphosphokinase; translation: MKASSVHSVYLSLGSNIGDRKDFLNRALTMIGGVTIVSPFYETAPVGDESQDDFLNCAALIEAEEKPEALHQRLLSVEKQLGRERRAVWGPRTIDIDIIFFDDLIVNSDTLIIPHPRFAERNFVLVPLADIAPDFQCPVLKTTVSELLRRSPDKHAVKKIF
- the folB gene encoding dihydroneopterin aldolase, producing the protein MIVYAHHGAIEEERRLGQRFEIDVEMGLDFSHAAEEDKLELSIDYEKVYNKIIEVVTEKKYYLIEAVAEKIAKKILTSFTVEEVTVRVRKPSVPIKGSLDHVEVEITRRR
- a CDS encoding LL-diaminopimelate aminotransferase — encoded protein: MFQLARRFEKIPPHLFAEVDRLKREAIARGQDVIDLGVGDPDIPTPQPIINALAEALKNPANHRYPYQAGSMRYREAIVSFLKRRYNVQLDPVKNIIPLIGTKEGLAHFPIAFVNPGDVVLSPDPGYPAYVTGTALADAELYRLPLLKKNKFLMDIDTIPDHVRKKARLLFFNYPNNPTTAPADIDYFNKIGRFCKANNIIGAHDAAYQELFFEKAPPSFLQVEGSSEIGIEFHSLSKTFNMTGWRAGFAAGEASLIAGLNRIKTNIDTGLFLGIQEAAAFALDHVEELSAPMIHLYKKRRDVVIDGLNKTPIRAEIPSGTIYVWAELPDGMNSMDFAIKLVNEKGVVVTPGAGLGTACASYFRIALTTNEARLAEAVQRISEFCKTEI